The following coding sequences lie in one Miscanthus floridulus cultivar M001 chromosome 9, ASM1932011v1, whole genome shotgun sequence genomic window:
- the LOC136481423 gene encoding scarecrow-like protein 3 — MRAFHGRPGGAPQLRITVVHDDGAFLAQTAALLRREAEELDMAFSFHPVMGRLETLELGNLHRTLAIRSGDARAFSSALQMHRLLAVDDTQTQQIASMAPLPQLAAPEVVKTSLLDPSPTTPLSPFAAQASPSASSPEHPQRAAAVVPPLAAFLSAVRAVSPKVVCVMEQDAGDNVADLAARFEEALHHYAAVFEALDDAAGVAHRAREERAAVERVLLWEEVKDVLARDGSERRERHERLHQWAARMAGAGFAGVPLSYVAKMEADAELRKCGLRGYETRGVEGGCLLLCRSGWPLYSISAWRPWPSQGSASSGSGSSRQPQLMAVPGQIGSTWTAWPQLLPPPVDHTH, encoded by the coding sequence ATGCGCGCCTTCCACGGCCGCCCGGGGGGAGCGCCGCAGCTCCGCATCACCGTGGTTCACGACGACGGGGCCTTCCTGGCCCAGACGGCGGCGCTCCTCCGCAGGGAAGCCGAGGAGCTGGACATGGCGTTCTCGTTCCACCCCGTCATGGGCCGGCTCGAGACCTTGGAGCTCGGCAACCTCCACCGCACCCTCGCCATACGCTCCGGCGACGCGCGCGCTTTCAGCTCCgccctccagatgcaccgcctcCTCGCGGTTGACGACACCCAGACCCAGCAGATAGCGAGCATGGCGCCGCTCCCGCAGCTGGCCGCGCCGGAGGTCGTCAAGACGAGCCTCCTCGATCCCAGCCCGACGACGCCGCTGTCCCCGTTCGCGGCACAGGCGTCGCCGTCGGCGTCGTCGCCGGAGCACCCGCAgcgggccgccgccgtcgtccccccGCTGGCGGCATTCCTCTCCGCGGTGCGCGCGGTGTCACCCAAGGTGGTGTGCGTGATGGAGCAGGACGCCGGCGACAACGTGGCCGACCTCGCGGCGCGGTTCGAGGAGGCGCTGCACCACTACGCGGCGGTGTTCGAGGCCCTGGACGACGCAGCCGGCGTGGCGCACCGGGCGCGCGAGGAGCGGGCGGCGGTGGAGCGCGTCCTGCTCTGGGAGGAGGTGAAAGACGTGCTGGCGCGGGACGGGTCCGAGCGCCGGGAGCGCCACGAGCGGCTCCACCAGTGGGCCGCGCGCATGGCGGGCGCCGGGTTCGCCGGCGTGCCGCTCAGCTACGTGGCCAAGATGGAGGCGGACGCGGAGCTGCGGAAGTGCGGGCTCAGGGGATACGAGACCAGAGGAGTGGAAGGAGGCTGCCTCCTCCTGTGCCGCAGCGGGTGGCCTCTCTACTCCATCtccgcgtggcggccatggccTTCCCAAGGCTCTGCTTCTTCTGGGAGTGGGAGCAGCAGGCAGCCACAGCTCATGGCGGTGCCCGGGCAGATAGGATCGACATGGACGGCATGGCCGCAGCTACTGCCTCCTCCGGTTGATCACACTCACTGA